One window from the genome of Streptomyces sp. NBC_01476 encodes:
- a CDS encoding zinc-binding dehydrogenase, whose product MKAVTIQRFGPPEGLAVIDLPAPAPAEGQVLIATEAIGVGGVDTVIRSGALAAYGFQEGLIPGGEVAGTVTAAGRGVDPSWIGRRVWAATGVGGGYVEQAVAPVEEVLPLPAHLSAVGAVTLGSSGVVAHFALAHAHFAPGEAVLVRGAAGSIGIMTVQLAARGGAAAVAVTTSSAERGGRLRELGATHVLDRAGAPGGDSPAGYDVIVDVVAGADMPSFFARLNPNGRMVAVGAVGGQPPADFGMTMMAAFQKSLSFATFSAATVSGAGRHAVRTEQFAAAGRGELRTVVHEVLPLEQAVSAHRKMDAGEVFGRIVLTP is encoded by the coding sequence GTGAAGGCAGTCACGATTCAGCGGTTCGGACCTCCCGAAGGTCTGGCGGTCATCGACCTCCCCGCCCCGGCACCCGCCGAGGGACAGGTCCTGATCGCCACCGAGGCGATCGGCGTCGGCGGCGTCGACACCGTCATCCGCAGCGGTGCGCTGGCCGCCTACGGCTTCCAGGAGGGCCTCATCCCCGGTGGCGAGGTGGCCGGCACCGTGACCGCGGCCGGCCGCGGCGTCGATCCGTCGTGGATCGGCCGGCGCGTGTGGGCGGCCACCGGCGTGGGCGGCGGCTACGTCGAACAGGCGGTCGCCCCGGTCGAGGAGGTCCTCCCCCTCCCCGCGCACCTGTCCGCCGTCGGCGCGGTGACGCTCGGCAGCTCAGGGGTGGTGGCCCACTTCGCTCTCGCGCACGCGCACTTCGCTCCCGGCGAGGCCGTGCTGGTGCGCGGGGCGGCCGGCAGCATCGGGATCATGACCGTCCAGCTCGCGGCCCGTGGCGGCGCCGCCGCGGTGGCGGTCACGACGTCCTCGGCCGAGCGGGGCGGCCGCCTGCGCGAACTCGGCGCGACCCACGTGCTGGACCGGGCCGGCGCGCCGGGCGGGGACTCCCCCGCGGGCTACGACGTCATCGTGGACGTCGTGGCCGGTGCGGACATGCCGTCCTTCTTCGCCCGGCTCAACCCGAACGGCCGCATGGTGGCCGTCGGCGCGGTCGGCGGCCAACCGCCGGCCGACTTCGGCATGACGATGATGGCGGCGTTCCAGAAGTCGCTGTCTTTCGCCACCTTCAGTGCCGCCACCGTGAGCGGAGCCGGCCGGCATGCCGTGCGGACGGAGCAGTTCGCCGCCGCCGGCCGCGGCGAGCTGCGCACGGTGGTGCACGAGGTGCTGCCGCTGGAGCAGGCCGTGTCGGCGCACCGGAAGATGGACGCCGGCGAGGTGTTCGGCCGGATCGTGCTGACACCGTAG
- a CDS encoding glycoside hydrolase family 3 N-terminal domain-containing protein: MPTTARSAPTVPAALASRPGRRRRPVRRPALSALALGMLVTVAACGNGGDDTPATSAPSTSSLTPSTPASTTGSPTASSPSPSRSATAVPPAPTTRQSGSTQPASCVDRAVSAMSRAQQVGQLFMTAVTSTGMTSAEVTAISRGRVGSVILITHTSGGTSVVKPVTDRVQTLAPTVKGARVRMLVSTDQEGGQVQVLNGPGFSAIPSAVTQGQWSASRLKSSAAQWGRQLKAAGVNMNLAPVGDTVPPDLVNVNAPIGRLDREFGTNPSTVATHSTAFLNGMLQAGVVPTVKHFPGLGRVTGNTDLSADVVDGTTTRTDPFLQPFRSAIQAGVPFVMVSSAKYSRIDAAHQAAFSPAVMRLLRDTLGFKGAIISDDLGKAVAVSDHTPAQRAVDFLAAGGTMVLTVTPADIVPMTSAVISRMATNTAFRTAVNDSVHRVLTAKRNAGLLTCG; this comes from the coding sequence GTGCCGACCACCGCCCGCAGCGCGCCGACCGTTCCGGCGGCCCTCGCATCCCGGCCGGGGCGGCGCAGACGCCCGGTCCGCCGGCCGGCGCTCTCCGCGCTGGCCCTCGGCATGCTGGTCACCGTGGCGGCCTGTGGCAACGGGGGCGACGACACCCCCGCGACGTCGGCGCCGTCCACCTCCTCCCTGACGCCCTCGACCCCGGCGTCCACCACCGGCAGCCCCACCGCGAGTTCACCGTCACCGTCGCGCAGCGCCACCGCCGTACCGCCGGCGCCGACCACCAGGCAGTCCGGCAGCACCCAACCGGCGAGCTGCGTGGACCGGGCCGTGAGCGCGATGTCGCGGGCGCAGCAGGTCGGGCAGCTGTTCATGACGGCCGTGACCAGCACCGGAATGACGAGCGCCGAGGTGACCGCGATCAGCCGGGGGCGGGTCGGTTCTGTCATCCTGATCACGCACACCTCGGGCGGGACCTCGGTGGTCAAGCCGGTCACCGACCGGGTGCAGACGCTGGCGCCCACGGTGAAGGGCGCGCGGGTACGGATGCTGGTCTCCACCGACCAGGAGGGCGGCCAGGTCCAGGTGCTGAACGGCCCGGGCTTCAGCGCGATCCCGAGCGCGGTGACGCAAGGTCAGTGGTCGGCGTCCCGGCTGAAAAGCAGCGCGGCCCAGTGGGGACGGCAGCTCAAGGCCGCCGGGGTCAATATGAACCTGGCACCGGTCGGCGACACGGTGCCGCCCGACCTGGTGAACGTCAACGCGCCGATCGGCAGGCTGGACCGCGAGTTCGGCACCAACCCCTCGACGGTGGCCACCCACAGCACGGCCTTCCTGAACGGCATGCTGCAGGCCGGGGTGGTGCCGACCGTCAAGCACTTCCCGGGCCTCGGCCGGGTGACCGGCAACACCGACCTCAGCGCCGACGTGGTCGACGGCACCACCACCCGCACCGATCCCTTTCTCCAGCCGTTCCGCAGCGCGATTCAGGCCGGAGTGCCGTTCGTGATGGTCTCGTCGGCGAAGTACAGCCGGATCGACGCGGCTCACCAGGCGGCCTTCTCGCCCGCGGTGATGCGTCTGCTGCGCGACACGCTCGGTTTCAAGGGCGCGATCATCTCCGACGACCTGGGCAAGGCGGTGGCGGTCAGCGACCACACCCCGGCGCAGCGGGCGGTGGACTTCCTCGCGGCCGGCGGCACCATGGTGCTCACCGTCACCCCGGCCGACATCGTGCCGATGACGAGTGCGGTGATCAGCCGGATGGCGACCAATACCGCCTTCCGCACGGCGGTGAACGACAGCGTGCACCGGGTTCTCACCGCGAAGCGCAACGCGGGTCTGCTGACGTGCGGATAA